From the Rhinolophus sinicus isolate RSC01 linkage group LG02, ASM3656204v1, whole genome shotgun sequence genome, one window contains:
- the IGFBP6 gene encoding insulin-like growth factor-binding protein 6 isoform X1, whose translation MTPHRLLPPLLLLTLLLAASPGGALARCPGCGQGVHAGCPGDCAEEEDAGLQAEGCAEAGGCLRREGQQCGVYTPNCAPGLQCQPPEEEPAPLRALLLGRGRCRRARSRSESYMLLGLLGLSWAEPQRTRRERPPLLQKSPQLRPRRGENPKESKPQARTTHPQDVNRKDQQRNPGISTTPARPNPGSIQDTEMGPCRRHLDSVLQQLQTEVYRGAHTLYVPNCDHRGFYRKRQCRSSQGQRRGPCWCVDRMGQPLPGSPDNDGSSPCSIGSSS comes from the exons ATGACCCCTCACAGGCTGCTGCCGCCACTGCTACTGCTAACTCTGCTGCTCGCTGCCAGCCCAGGAGGCGCCTTGGCACGTTGCCCAGGCTGCGGGCAAGGGGTGCACGCGGGCTGTCCAGGGGACTGCGCGGAGGAGGAGGATGCGGGGCTGCAGGCGGAGGGTTGTGCGGAAGCTGGAGGCTGTCTCAGGAGGGAGGGGCAGCAGTGCGGGGTCTACACTCCTAACTGCGCCCCGGGACTGCAGTGCCAGCCGCCGGAGGAAGAGCCAGCGCCTCTGCGGGCGCTGTTGCTGGGTCGGGGCCGCTGCCGCCGGGCCCGCTCGCGCTCTG AATCGTACATGCTCCTGGGACTACTGGGGTTGAGCTGGGCTGAGCCACAGAGGACCAGAAGGGAGAGGCCCCCACTGCTCCAAAAGTCACCACAACTCAGGCCTCGGAGAG GGGAGAATCCTAAGGAGAGTAAACCCCAAGCGAGGACCACTCACCCACAGGACGTGAACCGCAAAGACCAACAGAGAAACCCAGGGATCTCTACCACTCCTGCCAGGCCCAATCCTGGGAGTATCCAAGACACTGAGATG GGCCCATGTCGCAGACATCTGGACTCAGTGCTGCAGCAACTCCAGACTGAGGTCTACCGAGGGGCTCATACCCTCTACGTGCCTAATTGTGACCATCGGGGCTTCTACCGGAAGCGGCAG TGCCGTTCCTCCCAAGGGCAGCGCCGAGGTCCCTGCTGGTGTGTGGATCGGATGGGCCAGCCTCTGCCGGGGTCCCCGGACAATGATGGAAGCTCCCCCTGCTCCATTGGGAGCAGCAGCTAA
- the IGFBP6 gene encoding insulin-like growth factor-binding protein 6 isoform X2 — MTPHRLLPPLLLLTLLLAASPGGALARCPGCGQGVHAGCPGDCAEEEDAGLQAEGCAEAGGCLRREGQQCGVYTPNCAPGLQCQPPEEEPAPLRALLLGRGRCRRARSRSGENPKESKPQARTTHPQDVNRKDQQRNPGISTTPARPNPGSIQDTEMGPCRRHLDSVLQQLQTEVYRGAHTLYVPNCDHRGFYRKRQCRSSQGQRRGPCWCVDRMGQPLPGSPDNDGSSPCSIGSSS, encoded by the exons ATGACCCCTCACAGGCTGCTGCCGCCACTGCTACTGCTAACTCTGCTGCTCGCTGCCAGCCCAGGAGGCGCCTTGGCACGTTGCCCAGGCTGCGGGCAAGGGGTGCACGCGGGCTGTCCAGGGGACTGCGCGGAGGAGGAGGATGCGGGGCTGCAGGCGGAGGGTTGTGCGGAAGCTGGAGGCTGTCTCAGGAGGGAGGGGCAGCAGTGCGGGGTCTACACTCCTAACTGCGCCCCGGGACTGCAGTGCCAGCCGCCGGAGGAAGAGCCAGCGCCTCTGCGGGCGCTGTTGCTGGGTCGGGGCCGCTGCCGCCGGGCCCGCTCGCGCTCTG GGGAGAATCCTAAGGAGAGTAAACCCCAAGCGAGGACCACTCACCCACAGGACGTGAACCGCAAAGACCAACAGAGAAACCCAGGGATCTCTACCACTCCTGCCAGGCCCAATCCTGGGAGTATCCAAGACACTGAGATG GGCCCATGTCGCAGACATCTGGACTCAGTGCTGCAGCAACTCCAGACTGAGGTCTACCGAGGGGCTCATACCCTCTACGTGCCTAATTGTGACCATCGGGGCTTCTACCGGAAGCGGCAG TGCCGTTCCTCCCAAGGGCAGCGCCGAGGTCCCTGCTGGTGTGTGGATCGGATGGGCCAGCCTCTGCCGGGGTCCCCGGACAATGATGGAAGCTCCCCCTGCTCCATTGGGAGCAGCAGCTAA
- the SPRYD3 gene encoding SPRY domain-containing protein 3 isoform X1: protein MCVVAAAEELEGELRGLWMRRTRRPRFVLMNKMDDLNLHYRFLNWRRRIREIREVRAFRYQERFKHILVDGDTLSYHGNSGEVGCYVASRPLTKDSNYFEVSIVDSGVRGTIAVGLVPQYYSLDHQPGWLPDSVAYHADDGKLYNGRAKGRQFGSKCNSGDRIGCGIEPVSFDVQTAQIFFTKNGKRVGSTIMPMSPDGLFPAVGMHSLGEEVRLHLNAELGREDDSVMMVDSYEDEWGRLHDVRVCGTLLEYLGKGKSIVDVGLAQARHPLSTRSHYFEVEIVDPGEKCYIALGLARKDYPKNRHPGWSRGSVAYHADDGKIFHGSGVGDPFGPRCYKGDIMGCGIMFPRDYILDSEGDSDDSCDTVILSPTARAVRNVRNVMYLHQEGEEEEEEEEDEEDGEEIEQEHEGKKVVVFFTRNGKIIGKKDAVVPSGGFFPTIGMLSCGEKVKVDLHPLSG from the exons ATGTGTGTGGTGGCGGCGGCCGAAGAGCTAGAGGGCGAGCTGAGAGGCCTATGGATGAGGAGGACGCGGCGGCCCCG GTTTGTTCTCATGAACAAGATGGATGACCTCAACTTGCACTACCGGTTTCTGAATTGGCGCCGGCGGATCCGGGAGATTCGGGAGGTTCGGGCTTTCCGGTATCAGGAGAGGTTCAAGCACATTCTTGTAGATGGAGACACTTTGAG TTACCATGGAAACTCCGGTGAAGTTGGCTGCTATGTGGCTTCTCGACCCTTGACCAAGGACAGCAATTATTTTGAG GTGTCTATTGTGGACAGTGGGGTCCGCGGCACCATTGCTGTGGGGCTGGTCCCTCAGTACTACAGCTTGGATCACCAGCCCGGCTGGTTGCCTGACTCTGTCGCCTACCATGCTGATGATGGCAA GCTGTACAATGGCCGAGCTAAGGGCCGCCAGTTTGGGTCCAAGTGCAACTCTGGAGACCGGATTGGCTGTGGCATTGAGCCTGTGTCCTTTGATGTGCAGACTGCTCAGATCTTCTTCACCAAAAATGGGAAGCGG GTGGGCTCCACCATCATGCCCATGTCCCCGGACGGGCTGTTCCCAGCAGTGGGCATGCACTCCCTGGGTGAGGAGGTGCGGCTGCACCTCAACGCGGAGCTGGGCCGGGAGGACGACAGTGTCATGATGGTGGACAGTTACGAGGATGAATGGGGCCGCCTCCATGATGTCAGAGTCTGTGGAACC CTGCTGGAGTACTTGGGCAAGGGCAAGAGCATCGTTGACGTGGGGCTGGCTCAGGCCCGGCACCCACTCAGCACCCGCAGCCACTACTTCGAGGTGGAGATTGTGGACCCTGGAGAGAAATGCTACATCGCCTTGGGGCTGGCCCGGAAG GATTATCCCAAGAACAGGCAccctggctggagcagagggtcTGTAGCTTATCATGCAG ATGATGGGAAGATCTTCCATGGCAGTGGCGTGGGGGACCCCTTTGGGCCACGTTGTTACAAAGGGGACATTATGGGCTGTGGAATCATGTTCCCCCGGGACTACATTCTGGACAGTGAGG GTGACAGTGATGACAGCTGTGACACAGTGATCCTGTCCCCAACTGCTCGAGCTGTCCGGAATGTCCGGAATGTCATGTACCTGCaccaggaaggggaagaggaagaggaggaagaggaagacgaAGAAGATGGGGAAGAGATAGAGCAGGAGCATGAGGGCAAGAAGGTGGTG GTTTTCTTCACTCGGAACGGCAAGATCATCGGGAAGAAGGATGCTGTTGTGCCCTCTGGGGGCTTCTTTCCCACCATCGGAATGCTGAGCTGTGGGGAGAAAGTCAAAGTGGACCTGCACCCCTTGAGTGGCTAG
- the SPRYD3 gene encoding SPRY domain-containing protein 3 isoform X2 produces the protein MCVVAAAEELEGELRGLWMRRTRRPRFVLMNKMDDLNLHYRFLNWRRRIREIREVRAFRYQERFKHILVDGDTLSYHGNSGEVGCYVASRPLTKDSNYFEVSIVDSGVRGTIAVGLVPQYYSLDHQPGWLPDSVAYHADDGKLYNGRAKGRQFGSKCNSGDRIGCGIEPVSFDVQTAQIFFTKNGKRVGSTIMPMSPDGLFPAVGMHSLGEEVRLHLNAELGREDDSVMMVDSYEDEWGRLHDVRVCGTDYPKNRHPGWSRGSVAYHADDGKIFHGSGVGDPFGPRCYKGDIMGCGIMFPRDYILDSEGDSDDSCDTVILSPTARAVRNVRNVMYLHQEGEEEEEEEEDEEDGEEIEQEHEGKKVVVFFTRNGKIIGKKDAVVPSGGFFPTIGMLSCGEKVKVDLHPLSG, from the exons ATGTGTGTGGTGGCGGCGGCCGAAGAGCTAGAGGGCGAGCTGAGAGGCCTATGGATGAGGAGGACGCGGCGGCCCCG GTTTGTTCTCATGAACAAGATGGATGACCTCAACTTGCACTACCGGTTTCTGAATTGGCGCCGGCGGATCCGGGAGATTCGGGAGGTTCGGGCTTTCCGGTATCAGGAGAGGTTCAAGCACATTCTTGTAGATGGAGACACTTTGAG TTACCATGGAAACTCCGGTGAAGTTGGCTGCTATGTGGCTTCTCGACCCTTGACCAAGGACAGCAATTATTTTGAG GTGTCTATTGTGGACAGTGGGGTCCGCGGCACCATTGCTGTGGGGCTGGTCCCTCAGTACTACAGCTTGGATCACCAGCCCGGCTGGTTGCCTGACTCTGTCGCCTACCATGCTGATGATGGCAA GCTGTACAATGGCCGAGCTAAGGGCCGCCAGTTTGGGTCCAAGTGCAACTCTGGAGACCGGATTGGCTGTGGCATTGAGCCTGTGTCCTTTGATGTGCAGACTGCTCAGATCTTCTTCACCAAAAATGGGAAGCGG GTGGGCTCCACCATCATGCCCATGTCCCCGGACGGGCTGTTCCCAGCAGTGGGCATGCACTCCCTGGGTGAGGAGGTGCGGCTGCACCTCAACGCGGAGCTGGGCCGGGAGGACGACAGTGTCATGATGGTGGACAGTTACGAGGATGAATGGGGCCGCCTCCATGATGTCAGAGTCTGTGGAACC GATTATCCCAAGAACAGGCAccctggctggagcagagggtcTGTAGCTTATCATGCAG ATGATGGGAAGATCTTCCATGGCAGTGGCGTGGGGGACCCCTTTGGGCCACGTTGTTACAAAGGGGACATTATGGGCTGTGGAATCATGTTCCCCCGGGACTACATTCTGGACAGTGAGG GTGACAGTGATGACAGCTGTGACACAGTGATCCTGTCCCCAACTGCTCGAGCTGTCCGGAATGTCCGGAATGTCATGTACCTGCaccaggaaggggaagaggaagaggaggaagaggaagacgaAGAAGATGGGGAAGAGATAGAGCAGGAGCATGAGGGCAAGAAGGTGGTG GTTTTCTTCACTCGGAACGGCAAGATCATCGGGAAGAAGGATGCTGTTGTGCCCTCTGGGGGCTTCTTTCCCACCATCGGAATGCTGAGCTGTGGGGAGAAAGTCAAAGTGGACCTGCACCCCTTGAGTGGCTAG